From Drosophila yakuba strain Tai18E2 chromosome 2L, Prin_Dyak_Tai18E2_2.1, whole genome shotgun sequence, one genomic window encodes:
- the LOC6527941 gene encoding transmembrane protein 184C isoform X6, whose amino-acid sequence MCSLDIRRFFEEWRIWIRPLLIVTYVIFAIIVVPLLIVNSVKDGFQRNDQLILIGGLFVLSAVPVSIWHIIQHVIHFTKPILQKHIIRILWMVPIYALNAWIGLFFPKHSIYVDSLRECYEAYVIYNFMVYLLNYLNLGMDLEATMEYKPQVPHFFPLCCMRPWVMGREFIHNCKHGILQYTVVRPITTFISVICELCGVYGEGEFAGNVAFPYIVVVNNISQFVAMYCLVLFYRANKEDLKPMKPIPKFLCIKAVVFFSFFQGVLLNVLVYYNIIKDIFGSDAGDTNLASLLQNFLICIEMFIAAVAHIYSFPHHPFHINSPQYWNNPNHSWCRAFLSMMDISDMQEDVTEHLGVVGSSLSRRFQGRSTYQPLARSPRRSSNVADDGNSSNSNYQQQQLHLPGAPGSQPSTRQRDTLHLRERERDPGAGAGGGGSFLRLPPGAASAAAPIPESNDDYALLLGAGAGR is encoded by the exons ATGTGCAGCTTGGACATAAGACGCTTCTTTGAAGAGTGGCGCATCTGGATACGCCCGCTGCTCATTGTCACCTATGTCATCTTCGCTATCATCGTGGTGCCGTTGCTCATTGTGAACTCCGTAAAGGATGGCTTTCAGCGCAATGACCAGCTCATTCTCATCGGCGGACTGTTTGTGCTGTCCGCAGTGCCCGTGTCCATTTGGCATATCATCCAACACGTCATTCATTTTACCAAACCCATTCTGCAGAAACACATAATTCGCATATTGTGGATGGTGCCTATCTATGCCTTGAACGCG TGGATCGGCCTTTTCTTTCCGAAGCACTCCATCTACGTGGACTCACTGCGCGAGTGCTACGAGGCGTACGTAATCTACAACTTCATGGTGTACCTGCTCAACTATTTGAATCTCGGCATGGACCTGGAGGCCACAATGGAGTACAAGCCGCAGGTGCCTCACTTCTTTCCGCTGTGCTGCATGCGGCCGTGGGTGATGGGTCGTGAATTCATCCACAACTGCAAACACGGTATCCTCCAGTACACAGTGGTGCGCCCCATCACCACCTTTATCTCTGT CATCTGCGAGTTATGCGGCGTCTACGGCGAGGGCGAGTTCGCGGGCAACGTGGCCTTCCCCTACATTGTGGTGGTCAACAATATCTCCCAGTTCGTGGCAATGTACTGCCTGGTGCTATTCTACCGTGCAAACAAGGAGGACCTTAAACCCATGAAGCCTATTCCCAAATTTCTGTGCATCAAAGCTGTGGTGTTCTTCTCGTTTTT CCAAGGAGTGCTACTCAACGTACTGGTATATTATAACATTATTAAGGACATCTTTGGATCGGATGCGGGAGACACCAACCTGGCTTCCCTCCTGCAG AACTTCCTCATCTGCATCGAAATGTTTATCGCAGCTGTGGCTCACATCTACAGCTTCCCGCACCACCCTTTCCACATCAACTCGCCGCAGTACTGGAACAACCCGAACCATAGCTGGTGTCGCGCTTTCCTCTCCATGATGGACATATCCGACATGCAGGAGGATGTCACCGAGCATCTGGGCGTCGTGGGCAGTTCACTGAGTCGTCGATTCCAGGGACGCAGCACATACCAGCCGCTGGCACGCAGTCCTCGTCGCTCTAGCA ACGTGGCCGACGATGGGAACAGTAGCAATAGCAActaccaacaacaacaactacactTGCCGGGAGCGCCGGGCTCTCAGCCGTCGACCCGTCAACGCGATACACTGCATCTTCGTGAGCGTGAAAGGGACCCGGGTGCGGGtgctggcggcggtggcagTTTCCTGCGCCTGCCCCCTGGTGCCGCCTCGGCAGCAGCGCCAATTCCCGAGTCCAACGACGATTATGCCCTGCTGTTGGGTGCCGGCGCAGGCAGGTGA
- the LOC6527941 gene encoding transmembrane protein 184C isoform X5: protein MCSLDIRRFFEEWRIWIRPLLIVTYVIFAIIVVPLLIVNSVKDGFQRNDQLILIGGLFVLSAVPVSIWHIIQHVIHFTKPILQKHIIRILWMVPIYALNAWIGLFFPKHSIYVDSLRECYEAYVIYNFMVYLLNYLNLGMDLEATMEYKPQVPHFFPLCCMRPWVMGREFIHNCKHGILQYTVVRPITTFISVICELCGVYGEGEFAGNVAFPYIVVVNNISQFVAMYCLVLFYRANKEDLKPMKPIPKFLCIKAVVFFSFFQGVLLNVLVYYNIIKDIFGSDAGDTNLASLLQNFLICIEMFIAAVAHIYSFPHHPFHINSPQYWNNPNHSWCRAFLSMMDISDMQEDVTEHLGVVGSSLSRRFQGRSTYQPLARSPRRSSTDVADDGNSSNSNYQQQQLHLPGAPGSQPSTRQRDTLHLRERERDPGAGAGGGGSFLRLPPGAASAAAPIPESNDDYALLLGAGAGR, encoded by the exons ATGTGCAGCTTGGACATAAGACGCTTCTTTGAAGAGTGGCGCATCTGGATACGCCCGCTGCTCATTGTCACCTATGTCATCTTCGCTATCATCGTGGTGCCGTTGCTCATTGTGAACTCCGTAAAGGATGGCTTTCAGCGCAATGACCAGCTCATTCTCATCGGCGGACTGTTTGTGCTGTCCGCAGTGCCCGTGTCCATTTGGCATATCATCCAACACGTCATTCATTTTACCAAACCCATTCTGCAGAAACACATAATTCGCATATTGTGGATGGTGCCTATCTATGCCTTGAACGCG TGGATCGGCCTTTTCTTTCCGAAGCACTCCATCTACGTGGACTCACTGCGCGAGTGCTACGAGGCGTACGTAATCTACAACTTCATGGTGTACCTGCTCAACTATTTGAATCTCGGCATGGACCTGGAGGCCACAATGGAGTACAAGCCGCAGGTGCCTCACTTCTTTCCGCTGTGCTGCATGCGGCCGTGGGTGATGGGTCGTGAATTCATCCACAACTGCAAACACGGTATCCTCCAGTACACAGTGGTGCGCCCCATCACCACCTTTATCTCTGT CATCTGCGAGTTATGCGGCGTCTACGGCGAGGGCGAGTTCGCGGGCAACGTGGCCTTCCCCTACATTGTGGTGGTCAACAATATCTCCCAGTTCGTGGCAATGTACTGCCTGGTGCTATTCTACCGTGCAAACAAGGAGGACCTTAAACCCATGAAGCCTATTCCCAAATTTCTGTGCATCAAAGCTGTGGTGTTCTTCTCGTTTTT CCAAGGAGTGCTACTCAACGTACTGGTATATTATAACATTATTAAGGACATCTTTGGATCGGATGCGGGAGACACCAACCTGGCTTCCCTCCTGCAG AACTTCCTCATCTGCATCGAAATGTTTATCGCAGCTGTGGCTCACATCTACAGCTTCCCGCACCACCCTTTCCACATCAACTCGCCGCAGTACTGGAACAACCCGAACCATAGCTGGTGTCGCGCTTTCCTCTCCATGATGGACATATCCGACATGCAGGAGGATGTCACCGAGCATCTGGGCGTCGTGGGCAGTTCACTGAGTCGTCGATTCCAGGGACGCAGCACATACCAGCCGCTGGCACGCAGTCCTCGTCGCTCTAGCA CAGACGTGGCCGACGATGGGAACAGTAGCAATAGCAActaccaacaacaacaactacactTGCCGGGAGCGCCGGGCTCTCAGCCGTCGACCCGTCAACGCGATACACTGCATCTTCGTGAGCGTGAAAGGGACCCGGGTGCGGGtgctggcggcggtggcagTTTCCTGCGCCTGCCCCCTGGTGCCGCCTCGGCAGCAGCGCCAATTCCCGAGTCCAACGACGATTATGCCCTGCTGTTGGGTGCCGGCGCAGGCAGGTGA
- the LOC6527941 gene encoding transmembrane protein 184C isoform X1, producing the protein MCSLDIRRFFEEWRIWIRPLLIVTYVIFAIIVVPLLIVNSVKDGFQRNDQLILIGGLFVLSAVPVSIWHIIQHVIHFTKPILQKHIIRILWMVPIYALNAWIGLFFPKHSIYVDSLRECYEAYVIYNFMVYLLNYLNLGMDLEATMEYKPQVPHFFPLCCMRPWVMGREFIHNCKHGILQYTVVRPITTFISVICELCGVYGEGEFAGNVAFPYIVVVNNISQFVAMYCLVLFYRANKEDLKPMKPIPKFLCIKAVVFFSFFQGVLLNVLVYYNIIKDIFGSDAGDTNLASLLQNFLICIEMFIAAVAHIYSFPHHPFHINSPQYWNNPNHSWCRAFLSMMDISDMQEDVTEHLGVVGSSLSRRFQGRSTYQPLARSPRRSSSESEYLISKRQDQQLPGNSSQSGNMYGATSSRLIVPVYDGKLNTLPESQPTHSQSRFPLADVADDGNSSNSNYQQQQLHLPGAPGSQPSTRQRDTLHLRERERDPGAGAGGGGSFLRLPPGAASAAAPIPESNDDYALLLGAGAGR; encoded by the exons ATGTGCAGCTTGGACATAAGACGCTTCTTTGAAGAGTGGCGCATCTGGATACGCCCGCTGCTCATTGTCACCTATGTCATCTTCGCTATCATCGTGGTGCCGTTGCTCATTGTGAACTCCGTAAAGGATGGCTTTCAGCGCAATGACCAGCTCATTCTCATCGGCGGACTGTTTGTGCTGTCCGCAGTGCCCGTGTCCATTTGGCATATCATCCAACACGTCATTCATTTTACCAAACCCATTCTGCAGAAACACATAATTCGCATATTGTGGATGGTGCCTATCTATGCCTTGAACGCG TGGATCGGCCTTTTCTTTCCGAAGCACTCCATCTACGTGGACTCACTGCGCGAGTGCTACGAGGCGTACGTAATCTACAACTTCATGGTGTACCTGCTCAACTATTTGAATCTCGGCATGGACCTGGAGGCCACAATGGAGTACAAGCCGCAGGTGCCTCACTTCTTTCCGCTGTGCTGCATGCGGCCGTGGGTGATGGGTCGTGAATTCATCCACAACTGCAAACACGGTATCCTCCAGTACACAGTGGTGCGCCCCATCACCACCTTTATCTCTGT CATCTGCGAGTTATGCGGCGTCTACGGCGAGGGCGAGTTCGCGGGCAACGTGGCCTTCCCCTACATTGTGGTGGTCAACAATATCTCCCAGTTCGTGGCAATGTACTGCCTGGTGCTATTCTACCGTGCAAACAAGGAGGACCTTAAACCCATGAAGCCTATTCCCAAATTTCTGTGCATCAAAGCTGTGGTGTTCTTCTCGTTTTT CCAAGGAGTGCTACTCAACGTACTGGTATATTATAACATTATTAAGGACATCTTTGGATCGGATGCGGGAGACACCAACCTGGCTTCCCTCCTGCAG AACTTCCTCATCTGCATCGAAATGTTTATCGCAGCTGTGGCTCACATCTACAGCTTCCCGCACCACCCTTTCCACATCAACTCGCCGCAGTACTGGAACAACCCGAACCATAGCTGGTGTCGCGCTTTCCTCTCCATGATGGACATATCCGACATGCAGGAGGATGTCACCGAGCATCTGGGCGTCGTGGGCAGTTCACTGAGTCGTCGATTCCAGGGACGCAGCACATACCAGCCGCTGGCACGCAGTCCTCGTCGCTCTAGCAGTGAGTCCGAGTATCTGATCAGCAAGCGGCAAGATCAGCAGCTGCCGGGCAACTCGTCGCAATCAGGTAACATGTATGGTGCAACATCCAGTCGCCTGATCGTGCCTGTGTATGATGGCAAGCTGAACACACTGCCCGAAAGTCAACCTACTCACTCCCAATCTCGATTTCCTTTAGCAGACGTGGCCGACGATGGGAACAGTAGCAATAGCAActaccaacaacaacaactacactTGCCGGGAGCGCCGGGCTCTCAGCCGTCGACCCGTCAACGCGATACACTGCATCTTCGTGAGCGTGAAAGGGACCCGGGTGCGGGtgctggcggcggtggcagTTTCCTGCGCCTGCCCCCTGGTGCCGCCTCGGCAGCAGCGCCAATTCCCGAGTCCAACGACGATTATGCCCTGCTGTTGGGTGCCGGCGCAGGCAGGTGA
- the LOC6527941 gene encoding transmembrane protein 184C isoform X3: MCSLDIRRFFEEWRIWIRPLLIVTYVIFAIIVVPLLIVNSVKDGFQRNDQLILIGGLFVLSAVPVSIWHIIQHVIHFTKPILQKHIIRILWMVPIYALNAWIGLFFPKHSIYVDSLRECYEAYVIYNFMVYLLNYLNLGMDLEATMEYKPQVPHFFPLCCMRPWVMGREFIHNCKHGILQYTVVRPITTFISVICELCGVYGEGEFAGNVAFPYIVVVNNISQFVAMYCLVLFYRANKEDLKPMKPIPKFLCIKAVVFFSFFQGVLLNVLVYYNIIKDIFGSDAGDTNLASLLQNFLICIEMFIAAVAHIYSFPHHPFHINSPQYWNNPNHSWCRAFLSMMDISDMQEDVTEHLGVVGSSLSRRFQGRSTYQPLARSPRRSSSESEYLISKRQDQQLPGNSSQSADVADDGNSSNSNYQQQQLHLPGAPGSQPSTRQRDTLHLRERERDPGAGAGGGGSFLRLPPGAASAAAPIPESNDDYALLLGAGAGR; the protein is encoded by the exons ATGTGCAGCTTGGACATAAGACGCTTCTTTGAAGAGTGGCGCATCTGGATACGCCCGCTGCTCATTGTCACCTATGTCATCTTCGCTATCATCGTGGTGCCGTTGCTCATTGTGAACTCCGTAAAGGATGGCTTTCAGCGCAATGACCAGCTCATTCTCATCGGCGGACTGTTTGTGCTGTCCGCAGTGCCCGTGTCCATTTGGCATATCATCCAACACGTCATTCATTTTACCAAACCCATTCTGCAGAAACACATAATTCGCATATTGTGGATGGTGCCTATCTATGCCTTGAACGCG TGGATCGGCCTTTTCTTTCCGAAGCACTCCATCTACGTGGACTCACTGCGCGAGTGCTACGAGGCGTACGTAATCTACAACTTCATGGTGTACCTGCTCAACTATTTGAATCTCGGCATGGACCTGGAGGCCACAATGGAGTACAAGCCGCAGGTGCCTCACTTCTTTCCGCTGTGCTGCATGCGGCCGTGGGTGATGGGTCGTGAATTCATCCACAACTGCAAACACGGTATCCTCCAGTACACAGTGGTGCGCCCCATCACCACCTTTATCTCTGT CATCTGCGAGTTATGCGGCGTCTACGGCGAGGGCGAGTTCGCGGGCAACGTGGCCTTCCCCTACATTGTGGTGGTCAACAATATCTCCCAGTTCGTGGCAATGTACTGCCTGGTGCTATTCTACCGTGCAAACAAGGAGGACCTTAAACCCATGAAGCCTATTCCCAAATTTCTGTGCATCAAAGCTGTGGTGTTCTTCTCGTTTTT CCAAGGAGTGCTACTCAACGTACTGGTATATTATAACATTATTAAGGACATCTTTGGATCGGATGCGGGAGACACCAACCTGGCTTCCCTCCTGCAG AACTTCCTCATCTGCATCGAAATGTTTATCGCAGCTGTGGCTCACATCTACAGCTTCCCGCACCACCCTTTCCACATCAACTCGCCGCAGTACTGGAACAACCCGAACCATAGCTGGTGTCGCGCTTTCCTCTCCATGATGGACATATCCGACATGCAGGAGGATGTCACCGAGCATCTGGGCGTCGTGGGCAGTTCACTGAGTCGTCGATTCCAGGGACGCAGCACATACCAGCCGCTGGCACGCAGTCCTCGTCGCTCTAGCAGTGAGTCCGAGTATCTGATCAGCAAGCGGCAAGATCAGCAGCTGCCGGGCAACTCGTCGCAATCAG CAGACGTGGCCGACGATGGGAACAGTAGCAATAGCAActaccaacaacaacaactacactTGCCGGGAGCGCCGGGCTCTCAGCCGTCGACCCGTCAACGCGATACACTGCATCTTCGTGAGCGTGAAAGGGACCCGGGTGCGGGtgctggcggcggtggcagTTTCCTGCGCCTGCCCCCTGGTGCCGCCTCGGCAGCAGCGCCAATTCCCGAGTCCAACGACGATTATGCCCTGCTGTTGGGTGCCGGCGCAGGCAGGTGA
- the LOC6527941 gene encoding transmembrane protein 184C isoform X2, with product MCSLDIRRFFEEWRIWIRPLLIVTYVIFAIIVVPLLIVNSVKDGFQRNDQLILIGGLFVLSAVPVSIWHIIQHVIHFTKPILQKHIIRILWMVPIYALNAWIGLFFPKHSIYVDSLRECYEAYVIYNFMVYLLNYLNLGMDLEATMEYKPQVPHFFPLCCMRPWVMGREFIHNCKHGILQYTVVRPITTFISVICELCGVYGEGEFAGNVAFPYIVVVNNISQFVAMYCLVLFYRANKEDLKPMKPIPKFLCIKAVVFFSFFQGVLLNVLVYYNIIKDIFGSDAGDTNLASLLQNFLICIEMFIAAVAHIYSFPHHPFHINSPQYWNNPNHSWCRAFLSMMDISDMQEDVTEHLGVVGSSLSRRFQGRSTYQPLARSPRRSSSESEYLISKRQDQQLPGNSSQSGNMYGATSSRLIVPVYDDVADDGNSSNSNYQQQQLHLPGAPGSQPSTRQRDTLHLRERERDPGAGAGGGGSFLRLPPGAASAAAPIPESNDDYALLLGAGAGR from the exons ATGTGCAGCTTGGACATAAGACGCTTCTTTGAAGAGTGGCGCATCTGGATACGCCCGCTGCTCATTGTCACCTATGTCATCTTCGCTATCATCGTGGTGCCGTTGCTCATTGTGAACTCCGTAAAGGATGGCTTTCAGCGCAATGACCAGCTCATTCTCATCGGCGGACTGTTTGTGCTGTCCGCAGTGCCCGTGTCCATTTGGCATATCATCCAACACGTCATTCATTTTACCAAACCCATTCTGCAGAAACACATAATTCGCATATTGTGGATGGTGCCTATCTATGCCTTGAACGCG TGGATCGGCCTTTTCTTTCCGAAGCACTCCATCTACGTGGACTCACTGCGCGAGTGCTACGAGGCGTACGTAATCTACAACTTCATGGTGTACCTGCTCAACTATTTGAATCTCGGCATGGACCTGGAGGCCACAATGGAGTACAAGCCGCAGGTGCCTCACTTCTTTCCGCTGTGCTGCATGCGGCCGTGGGTGATGGGTCGTGAATTCATCCACAACTGCAAACACGGTATCCTCCAGTACACAGTGGTGCGCCCCATCACCACCTTTATCTCTGT CATCTGCGAGTTATGCGGCGTCTACGGCGAGGGCGAGTTCGCGGGCAACGTGGCCTTCCCCTACATTGTGGTGGTCAACAATATCTCCCAGTTCGTGGCAATGTACTGCCTGGTGCTATTCTACCGTGCAAACAAGGAGGACCTTAAACCCATGAAGCCTATTCCCAAATTTCTGTGCATCAAAGCTGTGGTGTTCTTCTCGTTTTT CCAAGGAGTGCTACTCAACGTACTGGTATATTATAACATTATTAAGGACATCTTTGGATCGGATGCGGGAGACACCAACCTGGCTTCCCTCCTGCAG AACTTCCTCATCTGCATCGAAATGTTTATCGCAGCTGTGGCTCACATCTACAGCTTCCCGCACCACCCTTTCCACATCAACTCGCCGCAGTACTGGAACAACCCGAACCATAGCTGGTGTCGCGCTTTCCTCTCCATGATGGACATATCCGACATGCAGGAGGATGTCACCGAGCATCTGGGCGTCGTGGGCAGTTCACTGAGTCGTCGATTCCAGGGACGCAGCACATACCAGCCGCTGGCACGCAGTCCTCGTCGCTCTAGCAGTGAGTCCGAGTATCTGATCAGCAAGCGGCAAGATCAGCAGCTGCCGGGCAACTCGTCGCAATCAGGTAACATGTATGGTGCAACATCCAGTCGCCTGATCGTGCCTGTGTATGATG ACGTGGCCGACGATGGGAACAGTAGCAATAGCAActaccaacaacaacaactacactTGCCGGGAGCGCCGGGCTCTCAGCCGTCGACCCGTCAACGCGATACACTGCATCTTCGTGAGCGTGAAAGGGACCCGGGTGCGGGtgctggcggcggtggcagTTTCCTGCGCCTGCCCCCTGGTGCCGCCTCGGCAGCAGCGCCAATTCCCGAGTCCAACGACGATTATGCCCTGCTGTTGGGTGCCGGCGCAGGCAGGTGA
- the LOC6527941 gene encoding transmembrane protein 184C isoform X4 gives MCSLDIRRFFEEWRIWIRPLLIVTYVIFAIIVVPLLIVNSVKDGFQRNDQLILIGGLFVLSAVPVSIWHIIQHVIHFTKPILQKHIIRILWMVPIYALNAWIGLFFPKHSIYVDSLRECYEAYVIYNFMVYLLNYLNLGMDLEATMEYKPQVPHFFPLCCMRPWVMGREFIHNCKHGILQYTVVRPITTFISVICELCGVYGEGEFAGNVAFPYIVVVNNISQFVAMYCLVLFYRANKEDLKPMKPIPKFLCIKAVVFFSFFQGVLLNVLVYYNIIKDIFGSDAGDTNLASLLQNFLICIEMFIAAVAHIYSFPHHPFHINSPQYWNNPNHSWCRAFLSMMDISDMQEDVTEHLGVVGSSLSRRFQGRSTYQPLARSPRRSSSESEYLISKRQDQQLPGNSSQSDVADDGNSSNSNYQQQQLHLPGAPGSQPSTRQRDTLHLRERERDPGAGAGGGGSFLRLPPGAASAAAPIPESNDDYALLLGAGAGR, from the exons ATGTGCAGCTTGGACATAAGACGCTTCTTTGAAGAGTGGCGCATCTGGATACGCCCGCTGCTCATTGTCACCTATGTCATCTTCGCTATCATCGTGGTGCCGTTGCTCATTGTGAACTCCGTAAAGGATGGCTTTCAGCGCAATGACCAGCTCATTCTCATCGGCGGACTGTTTGTGCTGTCCGCAGTGCCCGTGTCCATTTGGCATATCATCCAACACGTCATTCATTTTACCAAACCCATTCTGCAGAAACACATAATTCGCATATTGTGGATGGTGCCTATCTATGCCTTGAACGCG TGGATCGGCCTTTTCTTTCCGAAGCACTCCATCTACGTGGACTCACTGCGCGAGTGCTACGAGGCGTACGTAATCTACAACTTCATGGTGTACCTGCTCAACTATTTGAATCTCGGCATGGACCTGGAGGCCACAATGGAGTACAAGCCGCAGGTGCCTCACTTCTTTCCGCTGTGCTGCATGCGGCCGTGGGTGATGGGTCGTGAATTCATCCACAACTGCAAACACGGTATCCTCCAGTACACAGTGGTGCGCCCCATCACCACCTTTATCTCTGT CATCTGCGAGTTATGCGGCGTCTACGGCGAGGGCGAGTTCGCGGGCAACGTGGCCTTCCCCTACATTGTGGTGGTCAACAATATCTCCCAGTTCGTGGCAATGTACTGCCTGGTGCTATTCTACCGTGCAAACAAGGAGGACCTTAAACCCATGAAGCCTATTCCCAAATTTCTGTGCATCAAAGCTGTGGTGTTCTTCTCGTTTTT CCAAGGAGTGCTACTCAACGTACTGGTATATTATAACATTATTAAGGACATCTTTGGATCGGATGCGGGAGACACCAACCTGGCTTCCCTCCTGCAG AACTTCCTCATCTGCATCGAAATGTTTATCGCAGCTGTGGCTCACATCTACAGCTTCCCGCACCACCCTTTCCACATCAACTCGCCGCAGTACTGGAACAACCCGAACCATAGCTGGTGTCGCGCTTTCCTCTCCATGATGGACATATCCGACATGCAGGAGGATGTCACCGAGCATCTGGGCGTCGTGGGCAGTTCACTGAGTCGTCGATTCCAGGGACGCAGCACATACCAGCCGCTGGCACGCAGTCCTCGTCGCTCTAGCAGTGAGTCCGAGTATCTGATCAGCAAGCGGCAAGATCAGCAGCTGCCGGGCAACTCGTCGCAATCAG ACGTGGCCGACGATGGGAACAGTAGCAATAGCAActaccaacaacaacaactacactTGCCGGGAGCGCCGGGCTCTCAGCCGTCGACCCGTCAACGCGATACACTGCATCTTCGTGAGCGTGAAAGGGACCCGGGTGCGGGtgctggcggcggtggcagTTTCCTGCGCCTGCCCCCTGGTGCCGCCTCGGCAGCAGCGCCAATTCCCGAGTCCAACGACGATTATGCCCTGCTGTTGGGTGCCGGCGCAGGCAGGTGA